The Mycolicibacterium duvalii DNA window GAACAACGCTTCGCGGACCGGGGTGACACTGACCCCCAGGTCCGCGGCCAGCTGCTCCAACCGGACGTAGGTCCCGGCCGCGTAGGTGCCGTCGAAGATGCGCCTCCGGACGAATCCGGCGACGTCCTCGGCCAGTTGCGGCCGCACCGCGAACTCGGAGCTACCCACCGTCGTCACACCCGGTAGTCCGCCAGCAGACGCTTGCTGATGATGTTCTTCTGGATCTCGCTGGTCCCCTCACCGATGAGCAGGAACGGCGCATCGCGCATCAGGCGTTCGATCTCGTACTCCTTGGAGTAGCCGTAGCCACCGTGGATGCGGAAGCTCTGCTGGGTGACCTCGGCGCAGACCTCGCTGGCGAAGTACTTCGCCATCCCGGCCGCCACATCGTTGCGTTCGCCGGTGTCCTTCATCCGCGCGGCGTTGACCATCATCAGGTGCGCCGCCTCGACTTTGGTTGCCATCTCGGCCAACTGGAATGCGATGGCCTGGTGCTCGGCGATCGGCTTACCGAACGTGGTGCGCTGCTGGGCGTAGCGCACCGCCAGCTCGAAGGCGCGGATGCCCACGCCGCACGCGCGGGCCGACACGTTGACCCGTCCGACCTCCACGCCGTCCATCATCTGGAAGAAGCCCTGGCCGGGCGCTTCGCCGAGGATGTCGGAGGCCCGGGCGCGGTACCCGTCGAAGATCAACTCGGTGGTGTCGATGCCCTTGTAGCCGAGCTTGTCCAGCTTGCCCGGAACGGTCAGTCCGGGAACGACTTCCCCGAAACCCGTGGGCTTCTCGATCAAGAACGCCGTGAGATTGCGGTGCGGCTTGTCGGCGCCCTCGTCGGTGCGGACCAGCGCGGCCACCAGCGTGGAGCTGCCGCCGTTGGTCAGCCACATCTTCTGGCCGTCGATGGTGTAGGTACCGTCACCGTTGTCGCGAGCCCTGGTGCGGATCGCCGCGACGTCGCTGCCGAGCTCGGGCTCGGACATCGAGAACGCGCCGCGGGTCTCCCCGGTGGCCATCTTCGGCAGATAGTAGGCCTTCTGGGCGTCGGTACCGTGCTGGCGAATCATGTACGCCACGATGAAGTGGGTGTTGATGACGCCGGACACGCTCATCCAGCCGCGCGCGAGTTCCTCCACGCACAGCGCGTAGGTCAGCAACGACTCCCCCAGCCCGCCGTACTCCTCGGGGATCATCAGCCCGAACAGTCCCATCTCGCGCATGGCGTCGACGATCGCCTGCGGATACGTGTCGGCGTGCTCGAGTTCCTGCGCGGTAGGGATGACCTCTTTGTCCACGAACTGCCGCACGGTCGCGACGATCTCGGTCTGGAACTCGGTCAGACCCAGTGTCTGGGCAAGTCTGGTCACGCCGCCACCCCTTCGAACACCGCCGCGAGACCCTGCCCGCCGCCGATGCACATCGTCTCCAGGCCGTAGCGTCCGCTGCGCCGATGGAGCTCGCGAGCCAGGGTGGCCAGCATCCGGCCCCCCGTGGCACCGACCGGATGCCCCAGCGAGATCCCCGAACCGTGCACGTTGACGCGCTCCAGGTCGGAAGGACCGAATTTCCATTCCCGCAGGCACGCCAGCGCCTGCGCGGCGAACGCCTCGTTGAGTTCGATCAGGTCCATGTCGGCCAGCGACAGCCCCGCCTTGTCCAGGGCCGCGGCGCTCGCCGGCACCGGACCGATGCCCATCACGCTGGGCGGCACCCCGGCCACCGCCCACGACACCAGCCGCACCAGCGGCGTCAGGCCCAGCTCGGCGGCCTTCTCCGGGGTCGTCACCAGACACATCGAGGCCGCGTCGTTCTGACCGCTGGAGTTGCCGGCCGTGACGGTGGCATCCGGATCACTGCTGCCCAGAACGGGTTTCAGCCTGGCCAGCGCCTCGACCGAGGTGTCCGCGCGCGGATGCTCGTCGGTATCGACGACCTCGTCGCCGGCGCGGGTCCGCACCGTGACGGGCACGATCGTCTCGGCGAGCGAGCCGTCACGCTGCGCGGTCACCGCGCGGCGGTGCGACATCACGGCCAGCTCGTCCTGCTCGTCGCGCGGGATCGAATACTGCCGGCGCAGGTTCTCCGCCGTTTCCAGCATGCCACCGGGCACCGGATGGTTCTTCCCGCCCGCGGTCGTGCGCCCACGGGTCAGCGCGTCGTGCACCGCGACGCCCCCACGCGCCCCGCCCCAACGCATGTCGGTGGAATGGAACACCACATTGCTCATCGACTCGGCACCGCCGGCGACGACCAGCTCGTTGCCACCGCTGCTCACCTGCAGGCACGCCTGGATCACCGCCTGGAGCCCCGAACCGCAGCGCCGGTCGATCTGCATGCCGGGCACCGTGACGGGCAGCCCGGCGTCGAGCGCGATGACCCGGCCGATCGCGGGGGCCTCCATGCTGGGATAGCAGTGCCCGACGATCACGTCCTCGATCGCGTCGGGGGCCACGCCGGTGCGGTGCAGCAGACCCTGCAACGCCGTGACCCCGAGATCGACGGCGGTCAGGGACCGGAACATGCCTCCGTAACGGCCGATCGGCGTGCGCACCGGCTCGCAGATCACCGCCTCCCGCATCACAGGTGTCGTCCGCCGGTGACCTCGAGCACCGTTCCGGTCATGTACGAGGAGAGGTGCGAGGCCAGGAACAGCGCGACGTTGGCGACCTCCTCGGGTTCACCGGCGCGGCCGAGCGGCACCTCGGCGACCTTGGAGTCCCAAATGCGTTGCGGCATAGCCTCGGTCATGGCCGAGCGGATCAGGCCGGGCTGGATCGCGTTGACCCGCACCCCGAGGTAGGCCAGTTCCTTGGATGCCGCCTTGGTCATCCCGACGATGCCGGCCTTGGCTGCCGAGTAGTTGGTCTGGCCGACCATGCCGACCTTGCCGGAGATCGACGACATGTTGACGATCGCACCGCGCTTCTGTTCGCGCATCACCGCCGCGGCCGCGCGCAGCCCGTTCCAGGTGCCCTTCAGATGCACCGAGATCACCTGATCGAACTGGTCCTCGGTCATCTTGCGCATGGTCGCGTCGCGGGTGATGCCGGCGTTGTTGACCATGATGTCGAGCCCACCGAAACCGTCGATCGCGGCTTGGACCAGCGCTTCGACTTCCGCGGAGTCGGTGACGTCGCAGCGCACCGCCCGCGCGACGCCGTCCCCACCCAGGGACTCCGCCGCGGCCTGCGTCGCCTCGATGTTCACGTCACCGAGCACCACGCGGGCTCCTTCGGCGACGAACCGCTGCGCGATCGCGTAACCCAGACCTTGCGCTCCACCGGTGATCACCGCGGTCTGACCCGTCAGCAATGACACTGTCCACCATCCTCGCGTCTGTAGGGACCCAATGGCCGCTATCATATTTCATATACGATATTTCCCCATCGGGACCCCGAGGAGTATCAAACCCGTGAGCATTGAAACCGGTTCAGAAGTCGGTCTCGAGGTCAGTGCCGAGGACTTCGCCGAGATCCTGGCCCAGACCCGCCAGTTCGTCCGGACCGCTGTGGTCCCGCGCGAGCAGGAGATCCTGACCGAGGACCGTGTGCCCGATGACCTCCGCCAGCAGGCCAAGGACATGGGCTTGTTCGGTTACGCGATCCCCCAGCAGTGGGGTGGCCTGGGCCTGAACCTCGTCCAGGACATCGAATTGGCCATGGAGCTCGGCTACACCTCGTTGGCGCTGCGCTCGATGTTCGGCACCAACAACGGCATCGCCGGCCAGGTGCTGGTGGGCTACGGCACCGACGAGCAGAAGACGACCTGGCTCGAAGGGATCGCCTCCGGTGAGGTCGTGGCCTCCTTTGCGCTGACCGAACCGGGCGCGGGGTCCAACCCGTCCGGTCTGCGGACGAAAGCGGTGCGAGACGGAAGTGACTGGGTCATCAACGGCCAGAAGCAGTACATCACCAACGCCCCGACCGCCGATCTGTTCGTCACGTTCGCGCGCAGCCGACCGGCCGACGACAACGGCGCGGGCATCGCCGTGTTTCTGGTGCCGGCCGACGCACATGGTGTCGAGGTCGGCGCCAAGGACAAGAAGATGGGTCAGGAAGGAGCCTGGACCGCCGACGTGAGCTTCACCGACGTGCGGGTGCCGGCCGCCGCGCTGGTCGGCGGCAGCGAGGACATCGGGTACCGCGCCGCGATGACGTCGCTGGCGCGCGGGCGCGTGCATATCGCGGCGCTGGCCGTCGGAACGGCCCAGCGCGCCTTGGACGAATCGGTGGCCTACGCCGCGACCGCCACCCAGGGCGGCACGCCGATCGGTGACTTCCAACTGGTGCAGGCGATGCTCGCCGACCAGCAGACCGAGGTGATGGCCGGCCGCGCACTGGTGCGCGACGCGGCGCAGAAGTGGGTCAATGGAGAGGACCGTCGCATCGCGCCGTCGGCGGCCAAGCTGTTCTGCACCGAGATGGCTGGCCGGGTCGCCGATCTCGCGGTGCAGATCCACGGCGGCAGTGGGTACATGCGAGACGTCCCGGTGGAGCGGATTTACCGCGACGTCCGGCTGCTCCGGCTCTACGAGGGCACCAGCGAGATCCAGCGGCTGATCATCGGCGGCGGGCTGGTGAAAGCCGCGAAACGGGCGCAGCACTAGATAATCCCCCGCGCGACTCACCCGACAGCAGAGGACAGCAGCACATGACCGACACACGGGCAGGCAGGCTCGACGGCCGGGTCGCCTTCATCACCGGCGCGGCCCGCGGCCAGGGCCGGGCACACGCGGTACGGATGGCCAACGAGGGCGCCGACGTCATCGCCGTCGACATCGCCGGTCCGCTCCCGCCGTGCGTGCCCTACGACCACGCCACCGTCGAGGATCTCGAAGAGACGGTGCGTCTGGTCGAAAAGACCGGTCGCCGCATCATTTCCGCGGTGGTCGACACCCGGGACCACGACGGGCTGCGCGGCGTGGTCACCTCGGCGGTCGCCGAGCTGGGCCGACTGGATGTGATCGTCGCCAACGCCGGGGTGTCCGCACCGCAAGCCTGGGACCAGATCGGTCCGGACGACTTCCGCGACGTGATGGACATCAACGTCACCGGCACCTGGAACACCGTGATGGCCGGCGCGGACAAGATCGTCGAGGGCGGCCGTGGCGGTTCGATCATCCTGATCAGCTCGGCGGCGGGGATCAAACTGCAGCCGTTCATGGTGCACTACACGGCCAGCAAGCACGCGGTCACCGGGATGGCCCGTGCGTTCGCCGCCGAGCTCGGCAAGCATTCGATCCGGGTCAACAGCGTGCACCCCGGTCCGGTGCTGACCGACATGGGCACCGGTGACATGGTCACCGCTCTGAGCAAGGCGATGGAGACCAACCCGCAGCTGCAGAACATGATGACGCCGTTCCTGCCCACCTGGATCGTCGAACCCGAGGACATCGCCGACACGGTGTGCTGGCTGGCCAGTGACGAGTCGAAGTACGTGACCGCGAGCGCGATCTCGATCGACCAGGGGTCAACGCACTACTGACCGCAGCAGCCGCCGCGACAGGAACGCCACCTGGTCCCGCGCGGTCTTGTCGAACCACTCGTGACCGGGCCACACGTCGAAGTGGTCACACGGATAGCGGTGCACCTGCGCGCGCCCGTGTGCGGCGGTCGCCGCGACGGCGTCCGCGGGCACGTACTGGTCGAAGTCGGCGATCTGCACCAGCAGCGGGCAGCGTAGCTGCTTGGCCGCGGTGGTGGTGCGCACGCTCAGGACCTCCAGGCCGACCGCGCAGTCGATCTCGTTGCGCCACGTCGGACCCGCCATCGACAGGTAGCTCTCGTAGGCACCGTCGAGCGCCAGCGCCCCCGGCTCCCCCACGGGAGCGACCAACGGCATCAGCGTGGGGGCGTCGCCCCGCCGGACGGCGAGCCGGCTCTTGACTCCTGCCAGTGTCCACCGCAGGGAGGTGAGCGGGTCCCGCGATGACGCAGCGGCGCGGCTGACGGCCAGTCCACTGGTCAGCGGAGTGAGCGAGACGACCGCCGCGATGTCGGCACGTGCGGCCCCGACGGTCAGCACGTGGCCGCCCGAGAACGACGCTCCCCACAGCGCGACGCGGTCGGCATCCACTCCGTCGAGAGCTTTTGCCGCCTCCACCGCGCTGTGGTAGTCATCGATCTGCTTTCGCACCGAAAGCGATTGGCGCGGTGTTCCTTCCGACGCACCGAAGCCGCGGTAGTCGAAGGCCAGGACGTCCATCCCGGACTCGGCGAACCGCTCGGCGAACGGCGCGAGTCCGGAGTCCTTGGTCCCGCCGAACCCGTGCGCCATCACCACCACGGGCCGTCGATCCGCGTCGCCCAACGCCCGGAAATGCCAAGCGCTGCAATTCACATCTCCACTACGGAACGTGATCTCGCTCGGCGTCATCTCGATGCCCCAGCCTTGTCTCGGGCCCGTCGCAGGCCTGCCGGCAGTTCCCGCGTGCGCAGGTCGTGTTCGTAGATGAAGTAGTCCACCTGCTGGGTGTGGCGCGGCCGATCGGTGCAGTGGCCGGCGTGCAACTGCTGGTCGGCTGCGATGACCCGTTCCATCTCGTCGACGGACGGCAGCGCGTATCTGCCGACGGCGTAGGCCGCCAGCAGCCGCGACTGGCACTCCACGAACGGAAACAGCGTCGGCACCGACTGCGCGAACCCGATGAACACCAGATCGTCGATGCCTGGCTTGAACATCCTCTTGTACAGCGGAATCTGGTTGTCCGGCGCACTGATGAAGTCCGGGTCGAAGAACGGGAAGGTGATGTTGTACCCGGTGGCGTAGATGATGACGTCGAACGCGTCGCTGGTGCCGTCGACGAAATGTACGGTATCGCCGTCCAACCGAGCCACGTTGGGTTTGGGCACCACGTCACCGGAGCCGAGCCGCAGCGGCAGCTCCACCGATTGCGTGGGGTGCGCCTCGAAGAGTTTGTGGTCGGCCGGGGGCAGACCGTACATCCTCGGATCGGTCCCCAGCATCGGCGCGATCAATTGCACCGCTTTGCGTTGCCATGCCAGCGGCAGATGCGGCGAGGTCCGCCAGAAGGTGTCGCCCGGCCGGCCGGCGATGTACTTCGGCACGATCCATGCGCTCGATCGGGTCGACAGCGTGACCTTGTTGCCCAGGGCTTTGGACGACAGTTCGACGGTGATGTCGGCGGCACTGTTGCCGATGCCGACGACCAGGATGCGTTTGTCGTGCAGGTCCAGCGGGGTCGACGGATCGATGTAATCGTGGGAGTGGATCGACTGGTTGGTGAACGAGCCCGGGAAGTCCGGCCGGCGCGGGTCCCAGTGATGGCCGTTGGCCACCACCAGCAGATCGAACTGCCGTTGCGCCCCGGACTGGTCGGTCAACTGCCACCCCGCGCCGTCGTCGGCGCGTTCGGCCCGTACCACGCCGTTTCCGAACTCGATGCCCTCGAGCAGCCCGAACGCCGCGGCGTACTCGTCGAGATACGCCTTGACCTCGGAGTGATGCGGAAAAGACGGGTAGTGCTCGGGCATCGGAAAGTCTTTGAACGACAGCCGATCCTTGGAGGTGTCGATGTGCAGCGACCGGTAGGCACTGCTGTGGCCGTTGGGGTTCCCGAAGGCCCAGTTACCGCCGATGCGATCGGAGGACTCGAACGTGGTGTACCGAACCCCGTAGTCCTTGAGCATCTTGCCCGCTGTCAGGCCGCTGATTCCGGCCCCGATCACCGCCACGTGGGGGTCTCTGCTCATCACCGACGCTCCTCCTGCCGCAACGCAATCTACGAGGCTTTTTGACGTACGTCAATGGTCGCTGACGCCCGTCGAATTTCTGGCAGGTGGAGCGGCGATCAGGCGATGAAGCGCACGATCGACTCGGCGACCGCCGCCGGCTTCTCCGAACCCTCGATCTCGACGGTCGTGGTCAACGTCGCCTGCACGGCGTTCTCGAGCTGGGCCACCGCGGTGAGTTCGGCGCGCGCACGGAGCTTGGCGCCCACCGGCACCGGCGTGATGAACCGGACTTTGTTGTAGCCGTAGTTGATGGCCATCGCGACGTTGTCCACGGTGTAGAGCTGGTGCGTGAAATGCGGGATCAGCGACAGGGTCAGCAGACCGTGGGCGATGGTCCCCCCGAAGGGGCCGTCGGCGGCGCGCTGCGGATCGACATGGATCCACTGGTGGTCGTCGGTGGCGTCGGCGAACAGGTTGACCCGATCCTGGGTGATGTCGAGCCATTCGGTGGGGCCGAGCTGAGTGCCCTCGGCGGCAGCCAGTTCAGCGAGATTGTTGAACTTCTTCACTGGTGTCTCCTTCGACGGTCGGCACGGTGCAACGTGGGGTCAGCCGGCGGGCCCCGGCCGTGCAAAGCTCACAGTGCCACACGACCGCTCGGGCCCGACCGCCGCCCGACTCCAGAATCTGGCAGATGATGCCGTAACTCGCTGCAGACTTGCAGTTCCCTCCCCCAGCGAATTCACGCGACGTTCATTGGTGCTACCGCGACCTCGCCGCCACGTGGCGACACAGCGCCGGGGGCCCAATGAGCGCACCGCGTTCCGTGCACTCGAGTTGTCGAGTTAGCGAACATAAGTCGTCCAGCACATTTCCCGTGCAAGAAAGCGCAAAGAGAATGTCACGGAGTTCGCTCGAATCCAATTGTCGGCGTACTCAATCGGCAAATTCACCGGATTTCACCATACCAAATGGGTTCTTACGGTATGCCTTTAGTTACGCCCGATGTGTTGCCCACGAGTCCACCGCCAGGGAAATTGCCATGACTAGCTGGAATTCCAGATGGCTGCGGCTCCATACTGAGAACGTCGTACTCGCGACGAATACCGAATCCGCAATGACAGCAAAGGGCTTCCCCCATTTGGGCGTGGCCCCTGCACGACGATGGGAATAGGCATGACCATTTCGCTGACCGACTCGATGACCGAAGACTTTGTCCTGCCGTCCCGGCACGCTTGGTGGGACGAGGACGCGCAGTGCACGCTGATCATGTCGCAACCGTCGCTGGACCGCGAATTGTGGTTGCGTTATCTCGAAGGCGCCGAACGCAGTTATCAGAAGTTCGGGGTCGGTCGCGCCATCGATGTCGCGGACATCAGCGACGGCCACGACACCGCGCTGTTCTGGGCGGCGCTCGACTCGTCCGGCCGGGTGATCGGTGGCGTGCGCGCCAAGGGACCGCTCACCGGTGCCGACGATTCACATGCCGTCGTCGAATGGGACGGCCAGCCAGGTCTGCCCGCCGTCCGCAAGATGATCGA harbors:
- a CDS encoding mycofactocin-coupled SDR family oxidoreductase yields the protein MTDTRAGRLDGRVAFITGAARGQGRAHAVRMANEGADVIAVDIAGPLPPCVPYDHATVEDLEETVRLVEKTGRRIISAVVDTRDHDGLRGVVTSAVAELGRLDVIVANAGVSAPQAWDQIGPDDFRDVMDINVTGTWNTVMAGADKIVEGGRGGSIILISSAAGIKLQPFMVHYTASKHAVTGMARAFAAELGKHSIRVNSVHPGPVLTDMGTGDMVTALSKAMETNPQLQNMMTPFLPTWIVEPEDIADTVCWLASDESKYVTASAISIDQGSTHY
- the fabG gene encoding 3-oxoacyl-ACP reductase FabG, with amino-acid sequence MSLLTGQTAVITGGAQGLGYAIAQRFVAEGARVVLGDVNIEATQAAAESLGGDGVARAVRCDVTDSAEVEALVQAAIDGFGGLDIMVNNAGITRDATMRKMTEDQFDQVISVHLKGTWNGLRAAAAVMREQKRGAIVNMSSISGKVGMVGQTNYSAAKAGIVGMTKAASKELAYLGVRVNAIQPGLIRSAMTEAMPQRIWDSKVAEVPLGRAGEPEEVANVALFLASHLSSYMTGTVLEVTGGRHL
- a CDS encoding flavin-containing monooxygenase gives rise to the protein MSRDPHVAVIGAGISGLTAGKMLKDYGVRYTTFESSDRIGGNWAFGNPNGHSSAYRSLHIDTSKDRLSFKDFPMPEHYPSFPHHSEVKAYLDEYAAAFGLLEGIEFGNGVVRAERADDGAGWQLTDQSGAQRQFDLLVVANGHHWDPRRPDFPGSFTNQSIHSHDYIDPSTPLDLHDKRILVVGIGNSAADITVELSSKALGNKVTLSTRSSAWIVPKYIAGRPGDTFWRTSPHLPLAWQRKAVQLIAPMLGTDPRMYGLPPADHKLFEAHPTQSVELPLRLGSGDVVPKPNVARLDGDTVHFVDGTSDAFDVIIYATGYNITFPFFDPDFISAPDNQIPLYKRMFKPGIDDLVFIGFAQSVPTLFPFVECQSRLLAAYAVGRYALPSVDEMERVIAADQQLHAGHCTDRPRHTQQVDYFIYEHDLRTRELPAGLRRARDKAGASR
- a CDS encoding acetyl-CoA C-acetyltransferase: MREAVICEPVRTPIGRYGGMFRSLTAVDLGVTALQGLLHRTGVAPDAIEDVIVGHCYPSMEAPAIGRVIALDAGLPVTVPGMQIDRRCGSGLQAVIQACLQVSSGGNELVVAGGAESMSNVVFHSTDMRWGGARGGVAVHDALTRGRTTAGGKNHPVPGGMLETAENLRRQYSIPRDEQDELAVMSHRRAVTAQRDGSLAETIVPVTVRTRAGDEVVDTDEHPRADTSVEALARLKPVLGSSDPDATVTAGNSSGQNDAASMCLVTTPEKAAELGLTPLVRLVSWAVAGVPPSVMGIGPVPASAAALDKAGLSLADMDLIELNEAFAAQALACLREWKFGPSDLERVNVHGSGISLGHPVGATGGRMLATLARELHRRSGRYGLETMCIGGGQGLAAVFEGVAA
- a CDS encoding acyl-CoA dehydrogenase family protein → MSIETGSEVGLEVSAEDFAEILAQTRQFVRTAVVPREQEILTEDRVPDDLRQQAKDMGLFGYAIPQQWGGLGLNLVQDIELAMELGYTSLALRSMFGTNNGIAGQVLVGYGTDEQKTTWLEGIASGEVVASFALTEPGAGSNPSGLRTKAVRDGSDWVINGQKQYITNAPTADLFVTFARSRPADDNGAGIAVFLVPADAHGVEVGAKDKKMGQEGAWTADVSFTDVRVPAAALVGGSEDIGYRAAMTSLARGRVHIAALAVGTAQRALDESVAYAATATQGGTPIGDFQLVQAMLADQQTEVMAGRALVRDAAQKWVNGEDRRIAPSAAKLFCTEMAGRVADLAVQIHGGSGYMRDVPVERIYRDVRLLRLYEGTSEIQRLIIGGGLVKAAKRAQH
- a CDS encoding alpha/beta hydrolase — translated: MTPSEITFRSGDVNCSAWHFRALGDADRRPVVVMAHGFGGTKDSGLAPFAERFAESGMDVLAFDYRGFGASEGTPRQSLSVRKQIDDYHSAVEAAKALDGVDADRVALWGASFSGGHVLTVGAARADIAAVVSLTPLTSGLAVSRAAASSRDPLTSLRWTLAGVKSRLAVRRGDAPTLMPLVAPVGEPGALALDGAYESYLSMAGPTWRNEIDCAVGLEVLSVRTTTAAKQLRCPLLVQIADFDQYVPADAVAATAAHGRAQVHRYPCDHFDVWPGHEWFDKTARDQVAFLSRRLLRSVVR
- a CDS encoding MaoC family dehydratase, producing MKKFNNLAELAAAEGTQLGPTEWLDITQDRVNLFADATDDHQWIHVDPQRAADGPFGGTIAHGLLTLSLIPHFTHQLYTVDNVAMAINYGYNKVRFITPVPVGAKLRARAELTAVAQLENAVQATLTTTVEIEGSEKPAAVAESIVRFIA
- a CDS encoding acyl-CoA dehydrogenase family protein, with product MTRLAQTLGLTEFQTEIVATVRQFVDKEVIPTAQELEHADTYPQAIVDAMREMGLFGLMIPEEYGGLGESLLTYALCVEELARGWMSVSGVINTHFIVAYMIRQHGTDAQKAYYLPKMATGETRGAFSMSEPELGSDVAAIRTRARDNGDGTYTIDGQKMWLTNGGSSTLVAALVRTDEGADKPHRNLTAFLIEKPTGFGEVVPGLTVPGKLDKLGYKGIDTTELIFDGYRARASDILGEAPGQGFFQMMDGVEVGRVNVSARACGVGIRAFELAVRYAQQRTTFGKPIAEHQAIAFQLAEMATKVEAAHLMMVNAARMKDTGERNDVAAGMAKYFASEVCAEVTQQSFRIHGGYGYSKEYEIERLMRDAPFLLIGEGTSEIQKNIISKRLLADYRV